The DNA region TCGCGTTCGTGGTCGGGTACGCGGTCATCTCGTGGTTCATGAAGTTCATCACCACCAAGAGCTTCATGCCGTTCGTCGTGTACCGGGTGCTTCTGGGCGTACTCATCTTCGCCCTGGTCACAGCCGGGGTCCTCAGCCCGCACGCGGGTGAGTCGGCGGGCTGACCTCTCCTCGCCCGTGACGGCGTCTCAGGGGCCGGGGCTCCCGGCCGGGGCGCTGGTGGCGGGACATAATCGGCAGTGGCCCCCGTCCGGTCGCCGCCCACGGAGCGGGCCGGGTCCGAGAGTCTTCCACCGGCACCACCTGGAGGCACGCATGACCGCCCACGACCTTCCCGTGATCGCCGCCGTCGACGGTTCCTCGCACAGCTGGGGCGCGCTGGAGTGGGCCGGCCAGGAGGCTGTGCGGCGCGCCCTGCCACTGCTGATCGTGCACGTCAGGCCACTCACCGGGCGTACGGACGAACAGGTGCGGCTCGCGGAGGCCCAGGAACTGCTGGACCAGGCCGTGCGGCGGATCTCGGAACTCGCCCCCGCGCTGCCCACCGCCACCCGGTCGCCGCTCGACTTCCCCTCGGCCGCGCTGACCTCACTCAGCCGCGACGCCGCGATGGTGGTCGTCGGCTCCCGTGGACTCGGCGGTTTCCGTTCGCTGCTGATCGGCTCCAACAGTCTGGCGACCGCGTCGATGGCGCGGTGCCCGGTGGTCGTCGTCCACAGCGGTCGGACCGACGAGGACGAGGTGGAGGCGGCCGAGACGTTCCCCGACATCGCGGCGGGGGTGGCGGCGGACGAGAGCAGCGACGCGGTCCTGGAGTTCGCGTTCGACGCGGCCGCCTCCCGGCCCGGCGCGCGGCTGCGGCTGGTGCACGGCTGGACGATGTTCTCCTCGATGCTGTCCGGCGGTCCGGTGCTCGACAGCGCGGCCGCCGCGGAGAACGCCGAACGCACCCTCACGGAACTCACGGCGGGCTGGATCGAGAAGTACCCGCGGGTGGAGGTCGTCCGCGAACCCGTCAGAGGATCGGCCTCCCGCACCCTGGTGACCGCGTCGGCCACGGCCGAGCTGACCGTGGTGGGACGCCGCAGGGGTGGCGAGTCGCTGGGGCTCGGGCTCTCACCGGTGGCGCAGACGACGGTGACGCACGCCCTCGGTCCGGTGGCCGTCGTCCCCTGCTGAGGCGGTGGGCGCCCGCACACCCCGGACGATGCCTCCCTGCCGGTGGGAGTCCGGCGCGTCGGCGGCACCGGCAGGCTTCCTCGCCGCCGCGGGGTAGATGCGCTCAGGATGCCTGCTCCAGGGCTTCGCGGACCACGCGCTCGCACAGCCGGTGGGTCTCCAGAGCGTCCTGGGCGCTCAGGAGTTCACCGGCCCGCACCGCGTCGAGGAAGGACACCACGCACTGCTCGATACCGCGCTGGCGGGCGACCGGCACCCAGTCACCGCGACGGCGGAGGGTGGGCTGGCCCTTGTGGTCGACGACGTCCGCGAGGTTGAGTACCTGGCGCTTGGTGTCCTGGCCGGAGACCTCCAGGACCTCCTCGGTGGAACCGCTCAGCCTGTTCATCGTGCCGATCGCCGTGAAGCCGTCACCGGAGAGCTGGAGCACCACGTGGTGCATCAGGCCCTCGACGATCCGGGCCCGCACGATGGTGCCGGTGACGGTCCCCGGGACCAGGAAGCGCAGGGTGTCGACGACGTGGATGAAGTCGTCGAGGACCATGGTGCGCGGCTTCTCGGGCAGCCCCACGCGGTTCTTCTGCATGAGGATCAGATCGCGCGGGTGGTCGGCGCACTGCGTGTAGGACGGGGCGAGCCGCCGGTTGAAGCCGACCGCGAGGCTGGTGCCGCGTTCCTCGGCGAGGGCCACCAGCCGCTCGGAGTCGGCGAGTTCGTAGGCGAGCGGCTTGTCCACGTAGGTCGGCACACCGGCTTCCAGCAGCCGTCCGGCGATCTCCGGATGGGCCGAGGTCGCCGCGTGCACGAAGGCCGCGTCCAGGCCCTCGGCCAGCAGCGAGTCGAGGTCCGCGTGACACTGCCGGGCGGGGATGCGGTGCTCGGCGGCGACGGACGCCAGGGTGTCCGGGTTGCGGGTCTGCAGGTGCAGCTCGGTCCCGGGCAGCGCCGTCAGTACCGGAAGGTACGCCTTCCGTGCGATGTCACCGAGCCCGATGCAGCCGATCTTCACGCCTGTCTCCCTGTTGACCTCACCGCGTCCGTGTCACGGCCGCGTCACCCGCCCGTCGTGGTCCGGGCAGCATACGTGCGCCGCGGCGGCCGCCGGCCGGCGATGCCGCCGGAGGTGCGCGGGACGAGCCCGGGGCCGAGCCGGGAGACGGCGGACGTCGGCCCGCCGGCCGCGCTCATGCCGCCGCGGGGTCCCCGGAGCCGGAACGGCACGCCCTGTAGGTGGAGGCCCGGGCCGGAGGGGGCTGATGTTCTCGTGCGCCGCCGGGGCCACGGCCCGGTACCCACCGAGGCCCGGCCGCGCACGGGATACGCCGAGCTGTTGTGCGCAACGTTCG from Streptomyces sp. NBC_01754 includes:
- a CDS encoding Gfo/Idh/MocA family protein; translation: MKIGCIGLGDIARKAYLPVLTALPGTELHLQTRNPDTLASVAAEHRIPARQCHADLDSLLAEGLDAAFVHAATSAHPEIAGRLLEAGVPTYVDKPLAYELADSERLVALAEERGTSLAVGFNRRLAPSYTQCADHPRDLILMQKNRVGLPEKPRTMVLDDFIHVVDTLRFLVPGTVTGTIVRARIVEGLMHHVVLQLSGDGFTAIGTMNRLSGSTEEVLEVSGQDTKRQVLNLADVVDHKGQPTLRRRGDWVPVARQRGIEQCVVSFLDAVRAGELLSAQDALETHRLCERVVREALEQAS
- a CDS encoding universal stress protein, producing the protein MTAHDLPVIAAVDGSSHSWGALEWAGQEAVRRALPLLIVHVRPLTGRTDEQVRLAEAQELLDQAVRRISELAPALPTATRSPLDFPSAALTSLSRDAAMVVVGSRGLGGFRSLLIGSNSLATASMARCPVVVVHSGRTDEDEVEAAETFPDIAAGVAADESSDAVLEFAFDAAASRPGARLRLVHGWTMFSSMLSGGPVLDSAAAAENAERTLTELTAGWIEKYPRVEVVREPVRGSASRTLVTASATAELTVVGRRRGGESLGLGLSPVAQTTVTHALGPVAVVPC